A section of the Eublepharis macularius isolate TG4126 chromosome 1, MPM_Emac_v1.0, whole genome shotgun sequence genome encodes:
- the FILIP1 gene encoding filamin-A-interacting protein 1 isoform X4 produces the protein MLVDERQIHIEQLDQQTQKIQDLTQKLREEEEKLKTVSSKAKEDGQKLMKLEAELEHKTSSFSQEHEEMTAKLVSQESHNRQLRLKLVGLTRRIEELEETNKSLQKTEEELQELRDKIAKGECGNSSLMAEVENLRKRVLEMEGKDEEIIKTESQCKELQKKLQEEELHTKELKLEVEKLQKRMSELERLEEAFNRSKSECSQLRLNLEKEKNLTKDLINELEVLKTRVKDLESSESKLEKAELLLKDDLTKLKSFTVMLVDERKNMMDKIKQEERNVESLNKNFKVEQGKVMEVTEKLIDESKRLLKLKSEMEERVSCLTKERDELIGKLKSEEEKSAELSCMVDMLKKRIDGIEEVEREIARGRVRKGQSLSGQEDNKIKELTVEIERLRKRLKQLEVVEGDLMKTEDEYDQLEQKFRTEQDKANVLSQQLEEMKLQIAKTKAIEKGEAVCQEAELRHRFRLEEAKSSNLKAEVQALKEKIHELMNKEDQLSQLQVDYSVLQQRFMEEENKNKTMGQEVLSLTKELELSKRYSRVLRPSMNGRRMVDVPVTSTGVQTDAVSNETAEEETPAVFIRKSFQEENHIMSNLRQVGLKKPMERSTVLDRYPPAANELTMRKSWIPWMKKRESGSPAAQDKGARVHTSPEHPGEVVLSPKQGQPLHIRVTPDHENSTATLEITSPTAEEFFSSTTVIPTLGNQKPRITIIPSPNVMSAKGKTGESPVGPERAMSPVTITTFSRETSSECTRSPFMERPVSPIQIMTVSTSAAPAEITVTPESQDMTMGRAVFKVTPEKQTVPTPVRKYNANANIITTEDNKIHIHLGSQFKRSPSTAQDGVSPVITVRPMNVAAEKEVMTGTVLRSPRNNVSSRPAASKVTSTITITPVTTSSTRGTQSVAGQDGSCQRPTPTRIPVSKGMKAGKPVVTATGTGNQTKLEPRAESQSMKIELKKSSASSSPSLGGGKG, from the exons ATGCTGGTGGATGAAAGACAAATTCACATTGAACAACTTGATCAGCAAACCCAGAAAATACAAGATCTGACTCAAAAActaagagaagaagaagaaaaactgaaAACTGTAAGTTCCAAAGCAAAAGAGGATGGGCAGAAATTGATGAAGTTAGAGGCGGAACTTGAACACAAAACATCATCGTTTTCTCAAGAACATGAGGAGATGACTGCTAAATTGGTTAGTCAAGAGTCACACAATAGACAGCTCAGGCTTAAGCTGGTTGGCTTAACCCGAAGAATTGAGGAGCTTGAAGAAACCAACAAAAGTCTTCAGAAGACTGAAGAAGAGCTTCAAGAGTTGAGAGACAAAATAGCCAAAGGAGAATGTGGGAACTCCAGTTTGATGGCTGAAGTAGAAAATCTCCGCAAGCGTGTTCTGGAAATGGAAGGCAAAGATGAGGAGATCATCAAAACTGAGTCCCAGTGTAAAGAGCTTCAAAAGAAACTGCAAGAGGAGGAGCTCCATACCAAGGAGCTAAAATTGGAAGTGGAGAAACTACAGAAGAGAATGTCTGAACTTGAAAGGCTCGAGGAGGCTTTCAACAGAAGCAAATCAGAGTGTTCGCAGCTGCGCTTGAATCTAGAGAAAGAAAAGAACTTAACCAAAGACTTGATTAATGAGTTAGAAGTGTTAAAGACACGAGTAAAAGATCTCGAGTCTTCAGAAAGTAAGTTGGAAAAGGCTGAGCTCCTCTTGAAAGATGACCTTACAAAGCTGAAGTCATTTACAGTCATGCTGGTTGATGAAAGAAAAAACATGATGGATAAAATAAAGCAGGAAGAGAGAAATGTTGAAAGCTTGAATAAAAACTTTAAGGTGGAGCAAGGCAAAGTTATGGAAGTGACTGAAAAGCTCATAGATGAAAGTAAGAGGCTTTTGAAGCTGAAGtctgaaatggaggaaagggTGTCCTGTTTGACAAAGGAAAGGGATGAGTTAATTGGCAAGCTGAAGAGTGAAGAGGAAAAATCTGCTGAGCTGAGCTGTATGGTGGATATGTTAAAGAAAAGAATTGATGGTATAGAGGAGGTTGAAAGAGAAATAGCCAGAGGTCGAGTTAGAAAAGGACAGAGTCTCTCTGGCCAGGAGGATAACAAGATTAAAGAACTCACAGTAGAAATTGAAAGACTGAGAAAGCGTCTCAAGCAGTTGGAAGTGGTTGAAGGAGATTTGATGAAGACTGAGGATGAATATGATCAGCTGGAGCAAAAATTTAGGACCGAGCAGGACAAAGCAAATGTCCTTTCTCAGCAACTGGAAGAAATGAAGCTCCAGATTGCAAAAACTAAAGCCATTGAGAAGGGTGAGGCAGTGTGTCAGGAAGCAGAGCTGAGGCACAGGTTTCGGCTGGAGGAAGCTAAGAGCAGCAACTTGAAAGCTGAAGTGCAGGCACTGAAAGAGAAAATCCATGAGCTGATGAACAAAGAAGACCAGCTTTCACAGCTACAAGTGGATTACTCTGTTCTTCAGCAAAGGTTTatggaggaagaaaataaaaacaaaactatggGACAGGAGGTGCTGAGCTTGACAAAAGAGCTTGAGCTGTCTAAGCGCTACAGTCGTGTCTTGAGACCCAGCATGAATGGCAGAAGAATGGTAGATGTACCTGTTACATCCACTGGAGTACAAACTGATGCAGTAAGTAATGaaacagcagaggaagaaacacCTGCTGTGTTCATAAGGAAGTCCTTCCAGGAAGAGAACCACATCATGAGCAATCTTCGACAGGTGGGCCTTAAAAAGCCGATGGAGAGGTCAACTGTGCTCGACAGATATCCTCCTGCAGCAAATGAGCTCACAATGAGGAAATCATGGATTCCGTGGATGAAGAAAAGAGAGAGTGGTTCTCCAGCAGCTCAAGATAAAGGAGCCCGAGTACATACCAGTCCAGAACATCCTGGAGAAGTGGTCCTTTCTCCCAAGCAAGGGCAGCCTCTTCATATTCGGGTAACACCAGATCATGAGAATAGCACAGCTACTTTGGAGATCACTAGTCCAACAGCAGAAGAGTTTTTCTCAAGTACTACTGTCATCCCCACCTTGGGAAATCAAAAACCACGAATTACCATCATTCCCTCTCCTAATGTCATGTCCGCAAAAGGAAAAACTGGCGAGAGCCCTGTGGGTCCAGAAAGAGCTATGTCCCCAGTTACTATAACTACTTTTTCAAGAGAGACATCTTCAGAATGCACTAGATCTCCTTTTATGGAAAGGCCCGTCTCTCCAATCCAGATAATGACAGTGTCTACCTCGGCTGCACCAGCAGAAATTACTGTGACCCCAGAATCGCAGGACATGACCATGGGGAGGGCTGTGTTTAAAGTGACACCAGAAAAACAAACTGTCCCCACTCCAGTCCGGAAGTACAATGCCAATGCAAATATTATAACAACTGAAGACaacaaaattcatattcatttagGCTCTCAGTTTAAACGCTCACCTAGCACAGCTCAAGATGGAGTAAGCCCTGTGATAACTGTCAGACCCATGAATGTAGCAGCAGAGAAAGAGGTGATGACTGGTACCGTCCTTCGTTCTCCCAGGAATAATGTATCATCAAGGCCTGCAGCAAGCAAAGTTACAAGTACCATCACTATAACTCCAGTTACTACGTCTTCCACTCGAGGAACACAATCAGTG GCAGGACAAGATGGGTCGTGCCAGAGACCTACACCGACCCGAATCCCTGTGTCTAAAGGTATGAAAGCCGGGAAGCCAGTAGTGACAGCCACAGGAACAGGAAATCAGACAAAACTTGAGCCTCGTGCCGAGTCTCAGTCTATGAAAATAGAACTGAAGAAGTCTTCAGCCAGTAGCTCTCCCTCCCTTGGTGGAGGAAAGGGCTGA
- the FILIP1 gene encoding filamin-A-interacting protein 1 isoform X1 — protein sequence MVVRMRSRNPGGESSSNGHFSRSKPITNTTENPNFQEDAKRKNKCNRKEEEIAVSGTVKHRSKLPAPGERKSKKSIELSKEDLIRLLSIMEGELQAREDVIHMLKTEKIKPEVLEAHYGSAAPENVLRLLHRDAILAQEKSLAEDVYEKPISELDRLEEKQKETYRRMLEQLLLAEKCHRRTVYELENEKHKHTDYMNKSDDFTNLLEQERERLKKLLEQEKIYQARKEKEHAKRLNKLREELVKLKSFALMLVDERQIHIEQLDQQTQKIQDLTQKLREEEEKLKTVSSKAKEDGQKLMKLEAELEHKTSSFSQEHEEMTAKLVSQESHNRQLRLKLVGLTRRIEELEETNKSLQKTEEELQELRDKIAKGECGNSSLMAEVENLRKRVLEMEGKDEEIIKTESQCKELQKKLQEEELHTKELKLEVEKLQKRMSELERLEEAFNRSKSECSQLRLNLEKEKNLTKDLINELEVLKTRVKDLESSESKLEKAELLLKDDLTKLKSFTVMLVDERKNMMDKIKQEERNVESLNKNFKVEQGKVMEVTEKLIDESKRLLKLKSEMEERVSCLTKERDELIGKLKSEEEKSAELSCMVDMLKKRIDGIEEVEREIARGRVRKGQSLSGQEDNKIKELTVEIERLRKRLKQLEVVEGDLMKTEDEYDQLEQKFRTEQDKANVLSQQLEEMKLQIAKTKAIEKGEAVCQEAELRHRFRLEEAKSSNLKAEVQALKEKIHELMNKEDQLSQLQVDYSVLQQRFMEEENKNKTMGQEVLSLTKELELSKRYSRVLRPSMNGRRMVDVPVTSTGVQTDAVSNETAEEETPAVFIRKSFQEENHIMSNLRQVGLKKPMERSTVLDRYPPAANELTMRKSWIPWMKKRESGSPAAQDKGARVHTSPEHPGEVVLSPKQGQPLHIRVTPDHENSTATLEITSPTAEEFFSSTTVIPTLGNQKPRITIIPSPNVMSAKGKTGESPVGPERAMSPVTITTFSRETSSECTRSPFMERPVSPIQIMTVSTSAAPAEITVTPESQDMTMGRAVFKVTPEKQTVPTPVRKYNANANIITTEDNKIHIHLGSQFKRSPSTAQDGVSPVITVRPMNVAAEKEVMTGTVLRSPRNNVSSRPAASKVTSTITITPVTTSSTRGTQSVAGQDGSCQRPTPTRIPVSKGMKAGKPVVTATGTGNQTKLEPRAESQSMKIELKKSSASSSPSLGGGKG from the exons GCTAGAGAAGATGTTATCCACATGTTGAAGACAGAGAAAATAAAGCCGGAAGTTCTGGAGGCACACTATGGATCTGCAGCTCCAGAGAATGTCCTAAGACTACTGCACAGGGATGCTATCCTTGCCCAAGAGAAATCTCTTGCAGAAGATGTCTATGAGAAGCCCATTTCAGAG CTGGACAGACTcgaagaaaaacagaaagaaacgTACCGACGCATGCTCGAGCAGCTTCTCTTGGCAGAAAAGTGCCATCGGCGCACAGTTTATGAGCTGGAAAATGAGAAGCATAAACATACAGATTACATGAACAAGAGTGATGACTTTACCAACCTCTTGGAGCAAGAACGTGAAAG ATTAAAGAAACTTCTTGAACAAGAAAAGATCTACCAAGCCCGCAAGGAAAAGGAACATGCCAAAAGGCTCAACAAGCTAAGGGAAGAGTTAGTCAAGCTCAAGTCATTTGCACTTATGCTGGTGGATGAAAGACAAATTCACATTGAACAACTTGATCAGCAAACCCAGAAAATACAAGATCTGACTCAAAAActaagagaagaagaagaaaaactgaaAACTGTAAGTTCCAAAGCAAAAGAGGATGGGCAGAAATTGATGAAGTTAGAGGCGGAACTTGAACACAAAACATCATCGTTTTCTCAAGAACATGAGGAGATGACTGCTAAATTGGTTAGTCAAGAGTCACACAATAGACAGCTCAGGCTTAAGCTGGTTGGCTTAACCCGAAGAATTGAGGAGCTTGAAGAAACCAACAAAAGTCTTCAGAAGACTGAAGAAGAGCTTCAAGAGTTGAGAGACAAAATAGCCAAAGGAGAATGTGGGAACTCCAGTTTGATGGCTGAAGTAGAAAATCTCCGCAAGCGTGTTCTGGAAATGGAAGGCAAAGATGAGGAGATCATCAAAACTGAGTCCCAGTGTAAAGAGCTTCAAAAGAAACTGCAAGAGGAGGAGCTCCATACCAAGGAGCTAAAATTGGAAGTGGAGAAACTACAGAAGAGAATGTCTGAACTTGAAAGGCTCGAGGAGGCTTTCAACAGAAGCAAATCAGAGTGTTCGCAGCTGCGCTTGAATCTAGAGAAAGAAAAGAACTTAACCAAAGACTTGATTAATGAGTTAGAAGTGTTAAAGACACGAGTAAAAGATCTCGAGTCTTCAGAAAGTAAGTTGGAAAAGGCTGAGCTCCTCTTGAAAGATGACCTTACAAAGCTGAAGTCATTTACAGTCATGCTGGTTGATGAAAGAAAAAACATGATGGATAAAATAAAGCAGGAAGAGAGAAATGTTGAAAGCTTGAATAAAAACTTTAAGGTGGAGCAAGGCAAAGTTATGGAAGTGACTGAAAAGCTCATAGATGAAAGTAAGAGGCTTTTGAAGCTGAAGtctgaaatggaggaaagggTGTCCTGTTTGACAAAGGAAAGGGATGAGTTAATTGGCAAGCTGAAGAGTGAAGAGGAAAAATCTGCTGAGCTGAGCTGTATGGTGGATATGTTAAAGAAAAGAATTGATGGTATAGAGGAGGTTGAAAGAGAAATAGCCAGAGGTCGAGTTAGAAAAGGACAGAGTCTCTCTGGCCAGGAGGATAACAAGATTAAAGAACTCACAGTAGAAATTGAAAGACTGAGAAAGCGTCTCAAGCAGTTGGAAGTGGTTGAAGGAGATTTGATGAAGACTGAGGATGAATATGATCAGCTGGAGCAAAAATTTAGGACCGAGCAGGACAAAGCAAATGTCCTTTCTCAGCAACTGGAAGAAATGAAGCTCCAGATTGCAAAAACTAAAGCCATTGAGAAGGGTGAGGCAGTGTGTCAGGAAGCAGAGCTGAGGCACAGGTTTCGGCTGGAGGAAGCTAAGAGCAGCAACTTGAAAGCTGAAGTGCAGGCACTGAAAGAGAAAATCCATGAGCTGATGAACAAAGAAGACCAGCTTTCACAGCTACAAGTGGATTACTCTGTTCTTCAGCAAAGGTTTatggaggaagaaaataaaaacaaaactatggGACAGGAGGTGCTGAGCTTGACAAAAGAGCTTGAGCTGTCTAAGCGCTACAGTCGTGTCTTGAGACCCAGCATGAATGGCAGAAGAATGGTAGATGTACCTGTTACATCCACTGGAGTACAAACTGATGCAGTAAGTAATGaaacagcagaggaagaaacacCTGCTGTGTTCATAAGGAAGTCCTTCCAGGAAGAGAACCACATCATGAGCAATCTTCGACAGGTGGGCCTTAAAAAGCCGATGGAGAGGTCAACTGTGCTCGACAGATATCCTCCTGCAGCAAATGAGCTCACAATGAGGAAATCATGGATTCCGTGGATGAAGAAAAGAGAGAGTGGTTCTCCAGCAGCTCAAGATAAAGGAGCCCGAGTACATACCAGTCCAGAACATCCTGGAGAAGTGGTCCTTTCTCCCAAGCAAGGGCAGCCTCTTCATATTCGGGTAACACCAGATCATGAGAATAGCACAGCTACTTTGGAGATCACTAGTCCAACAGCAGAAGAGTTTTTCTCAAGTACTACTGTCATCCCCACCTTGGGAAATCAAAAACCACGAATTACCATCATTCCCTCTCCTAATGTCATGTCCGCAAAAGGAAAAACTGGCGAGAGCCCTGTGGGTCCAGAAAGAGCTATGTCCCCAGTTACTATAACTACTTTTTCAAGAGAGACATCTTCAGAATGCACTAGATCTCCTTTTATGGAAAGGCCCGTCTCTCCAATCCAGATAATGACAGTGTCTACCTCGGCTGCACCAGCAGAAATTACTGTGACCCCAGAATCGCAGGACATGACCATGGGGAGGGCTGTGTTTAAAGTGACACCAGAAAAACAAACTGTCCCCACTCCAGTCCGGAAGTACAATGCCAATGCAAATATTATAACAACTGAAGACaacaaaattcatattcatttagGCTCTCAGTTTAAACGCTCACCTAGCACAGCTCAAGATGGAGTAAGCCCTGTGATAACTGTCAGACCCATGAATGTAGCAGCAGAGAAAGAGGTGATGACTGGTACCGTCCTTCGTTCTCCCAGGAATAATGTATCATCAAGGCCTGCAGCAAGCAAAGTTACAAGTACCATCACTATAACTCCAGTTACTACGTCTTCCACTCGAGGAACACAATCAGTG GCAGGACAAGATGGGTCGTGCCAGAGACCTACACCGACCCGAATCCCTGTGTCTAAAGGTATGAAAGCCGGGAAGCCAGTAGTGACAGCCACAGGAACAGGAAATCAGACAAAACTTGAGCCTCGTGCCGAGTCTCAGTCTATGAAAATAGAACTGAAGAAGTCTTCAGCCAGTAGCTCTCCCTCCCTTGGTGGAGGAAAGGGCTGA
- the FILIP1 gene encoding filamin-A-interacting protein 1 isoform X2, with translation MRSRNPGGESSSNGHFSRSKPITNTTENPNFQEDAKRKNKCNRKEEEIAVSGTVKHRSKLPAPGERKSKKSIELSKEDLIRLLSIMEGELQAREDVIHMLKTEKIKPEVLEAHYGSAAPENVLRLLHRDAILAQEKSLAEDVYEKPISELDRLEEKQKETYRRMLEQLLLAEKCHRRTVYELENEKHKHTDYMNKSDDFTNLLEQERERLKKLLEQEKIYQARKEKEHAKRLNKLREELVKLKSFALMLVDERQIHIEQLDQQTQKIQDLTQKLREEEEKLKTVSSKAKEDGQKLMKLEAELEHKTSSFSQEHEEMTAKLVSQESHNRQLRLKLVGLTRRIEELEETNKSLQKTEEELQELRDKIAKGECGNSSLMAEVENLRKRVLEMEGKDEEIIKTESQCKELQKKLQEEELHTKELKLEVEKLQKRMSELERLEEAFNRSKSECSQLRLNLEKEKNLTKDLINELEVLKTRVKDLESSESKLEKAELLLKDDLTKLKSFTVMLVDERKNMMDKIKQEERNVESLNKNFKVEQGKVMEVTEKLIDESKRLLKLKSEMEERVSCLTKERDELIGKLKSEEEKSAELSCMVDMLKKRIDGIEEVEREIARGRVRKGQSLSGQEDNKIKELTVEIERLRKRLKQLEVVEGDLMKTEDEYDQLEQKFRTEQDKANVLSQQLEEMKLQIAKTKAIEKGEAVCQEAELRHRFRLEEAKSSNLKAEVQALKEKIHELMNKEDQLSQLQVDYSVLQQRFMEEENKNKTMGQEVLSLTKELELSKRYSRVLRPSMNGRRMVDVPVTSTGVQTDAVSNETAEEETPAVFIRKSFQEENHIMSNLRQVGLKKPMERSTVLDRYPPAANELTMRKSWIPWMKKRESGSPAAQDKGARVHTSPEHPGEVVLSPKQGQPLHIRVTPDHENSTATLEITSPTAEEFFSSTTVIPTLGNQKPRITIIPSPNVMSAKGKTGESPVGPERAMSPVTITTFSRETSSECTRSPFMERPVSPIQIMTVSTSAAPAEITVTPESQDMTMGRAVFKVTPEKQTVPTPVRKYNANANIITTEDNKIHIHLGSQFKRSPSTAQDGVSPVITVRPMNVAAEKEVMTGTVLRSPRNNVSSRPAASKVTSTITITPVTTSSTRGTQSVAGQDGSCQRPTPTRIPVSKGMKAGKPVVTATGTGNQTKLEPRAESQSMKIELKKSSASSSPSLGGGKG, from the exons GCTAGAGAAGATGTTATCCACATGTTGAAGACAGAGAAAATAAAGCCGGAAGTTCTGGAGGCACACTATGGATCTGCAGCTCCAGAGAATGTCCTAAGACTACTGCACAGGGATGCTATCCTTGCCCAAGAGAAATCTCTTGCAGAAGATGTCTATGAGAAGCCCATTTCAGAG CTGGACAGACTcgaagaaaaacagaaagaaacgTACCGACGCATGCTCGAGCAGCTTCTCTTGGCAGAAAAGTGCCATCGGCGCACAGTTTATGAGCTGGAAAATGAGAAGCATAAACATACAGATTACATGAACAAGAGTGATGACTTTACCAACCTCTTGGAGCAAGAACGTGAAAG ATTAAAGAAACTTCTTGAACAAGAAAAGATCTACCAAGCCCGCAAGGAAAAGGAACATGCCAAAAGGCTCAACAAGCTAAGGGAAGAGTTAGTCAAGCTCAAGTCATTTGCACTTATGCTGGTGGATGAAAGACAAATTCACATTGAACAACTTGATCAGCAAACCCAGAAAATACAAGATCTGACTCAAAAActaagagaagaagaagaaaaactgaaAACTGTAAGTTCCAAAGCAAAAGAGGATGGGCAGAAATTGATGAAGTTAGAGGCGGAACTTGAACACAAAACATCATCGTTTTCTCAAGAACATGAGGAGATGACTGCTAAATTGGTTAGTCAAGAGTCACACAATAGACAGCTCAGGCTTAAGCTGGTTGGCTTAACCCGAAGAATTGAGGAGCTTGAAGAAACCAACAAAAGTCTTCAGAAGACTGAAGAAGAGCTTCAAGAGTTGAGAGACAAAATAGCCAAAGGAGAATGTGGGAACTCCAGTTTGATGGCTGAAGTAGAAAATCTCCGCAAGCGTGTTCTGGAAATGGAAGGCAAAGATGAGGAGATCATCAAAACTGAGTCCCAGTGTAAAGAGCTTCAAAAGAAACTGCAAGAGGAGGAGCTCCATACCAAGGAGCTAAAATTGGAAGTGGAGAAACTACAGAAGAGAATGTCTGAACTTGAAAGGCTCGAGGAGGCTTTCAACAGAAGCAAATCAGAGTGTTCGCAGCTGCGCTTGAATCTAGAGAAAGAAAAGAACTTAACCAAAGACTTGATTAATGAGTTAGAAGTGTTAAAGACACGAGTAAAAGATCTCGAGTCTTCAGAAAGTAAGTTGGAAAAGGCTGAGCTCCTCTTGAAAGATGACCTTACAAAGCTGAAGTCATTTACAGTCATGCTGGTTGATGAAAGAAAAAACATGATGGATAAAATAAAGCAGGAAGAGAGAAATGTTGAAAGCTTGAATAAAAACTTTAAGGTGGAGCAAGGCAAAGTTATGGAAGTGACTGAAAAGCTCATAGATGAAAGTAAGAGGCTTTTGAAGCTGAAGtctgaaatggaggaaagggTGTCCTGTTTGACAAAGGAAAGGGATGAGTTAATTGGCAAGCTGAAGAGTGAAGAGGAAAAATCTGCTGAGCTGAGCTGTATGGTGGATATGTTAAAGAAAAGAATTGATGGTATAGAGGAGGTTGAAAGAGAAATAGCCAGAGGTCGAGTTAGAAAAGGACAGAGTCTCTCTGGCCAGGAGGATAACAAGATTAAAGAACTCACAGTAGAAATTGAAAGACTGAGAAAGCGTCTCAAGCAGTTGGAAGTGGTTGAAGGAGATTTGATGAAGACTGAGGATGAATATGATCAGCTGGAGCAAAAATTTAGGACCGAGCAGGACAAAGCAAATGTCCTTTCTCAGCAACTGGAAGAAATGAAGCTCCAGATTGCAAAAACTAAAGCCATTGAGAAGGGTGAGGCAGTGTGTCAGGAAGCAGAGCTGAGGCACAGGTTTCGGCTGGAGGAAGCTAAGAGCAGCAACTTGAAAGCTGAAGTGCAGGCACTGAAAGAGAAAATCCATGAGCTGATGAACAAAGAAGACCAGCTTTCACAGCTACAAGTGGATTACTCTGTTCTTCAGCAAAGGTTTatggaggaagaaaataaaaacaaaactatggGACAGGAGGTGCTGAGCTTGACAAAAGAGCTTGAGCTGTCTAAGCGCTACAGTCGTGTCTTGAGACCCAGCATGAATGGCAGAAGAATGGTAGATGTACCTGTTACATCCACTGGAGTACAAACTGATGCAGTAAGTAATGaaacagcagaggaagaaacacCTGCTGTGTTCATAAGGAAGTCCTTCCAGGAAGAGAACCACATCATGAGCAATCTTCGACAGGTGGGCCTTAAAAAGCCGATGGAGAGGTCAACTGTGCTCGACAGATATCCTCCTGCAGCAAATGAGCTCACAATGAGGAAATCATGGATTCCGTGGATGAAGAAAAGAGAGAGTGGTTCTCCAGCAGCTCAAGATAAAGGAGCCCGAGTACATACCAGTCCAGAACATCCTGGAGAAGTGGTCCTTTCTCCCAAGCAAGGGCAGCCTCTTCATATTCGGGTAACACCAGATCATGAGAATAGCACAGCTACTTTGGAGATCACTAGTCCAACAGCAGAAGAGTTTTTCTCAAGTACTACTGTCATCCCCACCTTGGGAAATCAAAAACCACGAATTACCATCATTCCCTCTCCTAATGTCATGTCCGCAAAAGGAAAAACTGGCGAGAGCCCTGTGGGTCCAGAAAGAGCTATGTCCCCAGTTACTATAACTACTTTTTCAAGAGAGACATCTTCAGAATGCACTAGATCTCCTTTTATGGAAAGGCCCGTCTCTCCAATCCAGATAATGACAGTGTCTACCTCGGCTGCACCAGCAGAAATTACTGTGACCCCAGAATCGCAGGACATGACCATGGGGAGGGCTGTGTTTAAAGTGACACCAGAAAAACAAACTGTCCCCACTCCAGTCCGGAAGTACAATGCCAATGCAAATATTATAACAACTGAAGACaacaaaattcatattcatttagGCTCTCAGTTTAAACGCTCACCTAGCACAGCTCAAGATGGAGTAAGCCCTGTGATAACTGTCAGACCCATGAATGTAGCAGCAGAGAAAGAGGTGATGACTGGTACCGTCCTTCGTTCTCCCAGGAATAATGTATCATCAAGGCCTGCAGCAAGCAAAGTTACAAGTACCATCACTATAACTCCAGTTACTACGTCTTCCACTCGAGGAACACAATCAGTG GCAGGACAAGATGGGTCGTGCCAGAGACCTACACCGACCCGAATCCCTGTGTCTAAAGGTATGAAAGCCGGGAAGCCAGTAGTGACAGCCACAGGAACAGGAAATCAGACAAAACTTGAGCCTCGTGCCGAGTCTCAGTCTATGAAAATAGAACTGAAGAAGTCTTCAGCCAGTAGCTCTCCCTCCCTTGGTGGAGGAAAGGGCTGA